In Malania oleifera isolate guangnan ecotype guangnan chromosome 8, ASM2987363v1, whole genome shotgun sequence, a single window of DNA contains:
- the LOC131162694 gene encoding transcription factor bHLH30-like, protein MLSFPSFSHGLIESCSSKQNDKIEADNQYSSLMTTMKSVLLDGGDGDSSLGSASEECKKKKHSEAERKRRRRHLAHLATLRGLLPEKLTKKDKASLLAEVVRQVRDLKKQAADAAPVAAEHDGDVGGGGGDGSETSWCFPGDADDVTLSYCGEGGEMIKATVCCEDRPGLNGDLARAIRSVGGRAVRMEMATVGGRTKSVVVMQRGRNGGKEEEVEEETEEEEIGRLKRAFKAVVENRVSGTRSRQVWPISKRRNYVN, encoded by the exons ATGCTTTCATTTCCGAGCTTCTCCCATGGATTGATCGAGAGTTGTTCCTCAAAACAGAACGACAAAATCGAAGCAGATAATCAATATTCAAGCTTGATGACGACGATGAAATCAGTACTACTGGACGGGGGAGACGGAGATTCGAGCTTGGGCTCGGCATCGGAGGAGTGCAAGAAGAAGAAACACAGCGAGGCCGAACGGAAACGCCGGCGGCGACACCTCGCCCACCTCGCCACTCTCCGCGGCCTCCTCCCCGAAAAATTAACAAAA AAGGACAAAGCCTCGTTACTGGCGGAGGTGGTGCGTCAGGTGAGGGACCTGAAGAAGCAGGCAGCGGACGCGGCGCCGGTTGCAGCGGAGCACGACGGCGACGTCGGGGGCGGCGGCGGCGACGGATCTGAGACCTCCTGGTGCTTCCCCGGCGACGCGGACGACGTTACGCTGAGTTACTGCGGTGAAGGCGGGGAGATGATAAAGGCGACGGTGTGCTGCGAGGACCGGCCCGGTCTGAACGGGGACTTAGCACGCGCGATCCGGTCGGTGGGGGGGAGGGCGGTGAGGATGGAAATGGCGACGGTGGGCGGAAGGACGAAGAGCGTGGTTGTGATGCAACGCGGCCGCAACGGCGGGAAAGaggaagaagtagaagaagaaacAGAGGAGGAAGAGATTGGGAGGCTGAAGCGGGCGTTTAAGGCGGTAGTGGAGAACAGGGTTTCGGGAACTAGGTCGCGTCAGGTGTGGCCGATCAGTAAGCGCAGAAATTacgtaaattaa